Within the Helicoverpa armigera isolate CAAS_96S chromosome 8, ASM3070526v1, whole genome shotgun sequence genome, the region AGTTGCCACGAAAAAAAGACTACACAAGCAACAAGTGCTGGAGCTGTCagataatattgttattgttatttttagttagGTTATGTTTACATTATAGAATtcgtatttctttttaattagattATTCATTTATCTTTACTGCCAATATGTCGAAGACACCGACAAAAGCTGATTCGAATTACAACTTCATACCAAGAGGTAAGACAACCTATGCCATGAACATTTATGTCGAATGCTTGTACATTTAAGAGTCTATAATGGCATGTATTTTCCACATATTTCAGAAATAACGACTCCTAATAAAGATCAGCAAGGAGTTTCTAAGACGGTGTATTCCCATGTCTCTAAGCTGCATGGACTTCTTAATGACTGGGGTAAAATGCGAGACAAAGGTGTGAGGTTGTGCAGAGCCATATCTGCGTTGAAGTTGCACGAGTGTGACGATGACTACTTTCCGAGCCAATTGAAGCCGTTGATGGACGGCCTACTGGACGCTTTGGACGGTTTGAAGACAATTGTTGACGGTGAGTACTCCTACATACTGGCAACTTTTCAAGTAACAAAGTTAGTAATGCTACTATTTGTcttattttaagtaaacaacTCTGTCTTTCACTCTCAGTTTTGacacaatacatacaaatatgtataggtaatttTCCACTTTGTTTCTGTTTTATAGTGAAGTAACTCTATTATACATGTAATTGTTGCAGGTGTAAAGGTTTTGAATAACCAACTGCAAGCATTAGCTAAACTACAGCCAACTGATGAGCCGGTAATATCTACATGGTCTGTCAGTAAAATTTcacaaacagtaacaaatatttatacatcTCTAGAAAAGGAATACAGGCTTAAAAAGATTATTACAGGTAAATATGTGGTTGTTTATTTATGGTTAGTTGGTTTCACTAAACTATTTGGTTCATACACCTGATGTGGGGGGTAAACCAACATTGTCCTGTGTAAATTGCCAACATGCCCTTTTCTTGGTGCATCCTCCGAAAAATGGACTAGGCTCTGGTGGCCAGTGGCCAATTGGTAGCAGTATAACCTCACAGCACCAGTGGGATATAACATGCCTTCCTTGAAGAGAGGCAGCGTCATCTCCAAAgctaaaaaatattctacactGCTCACTAACATGCCAGCTCAGTGCGATGAGTATGGGTAAATCCCCGAACTGTTAGGTTGTTACCTTTATTTCAAAGAGACGTCTCCCCTAAGctaatagatattttaataattttatttaccgaAAAGATATACAGAAATTCGCAAAAagagatttataaataaagtagatttaaaatatatttatttcacattttctAAGACAGAACCTGTCATATTTAACCTTAACAATAATATGCGGTTAGTTAGGAGGAATGAATTGCTTAAGGAAGGCTTATCATTGCATACAAATCATAAATTCAATTGATGAAAGAGTCTTTATATGACGTTAATGTTAAGtcttattatttacttcaataTGACGTCTATTTATCCATAATAAgattttatgatattatatgtattttgttttagaaaacgTAGCACATAGCAGAGACGAGAATTTAATAGATGTGTACATTAGTGCCTGGGAATTCGAAGCTTACTTTAATATTGAAGCGAATGCATATCTATTTGCAGAAGTTGGTTTAGCCGCTGTTACATaagttaaatgtaaaaatatggaaatgtttgcctgtttgttttttattaataaagttttgttttatgtcattatgtcttttaaattacaacaaaaatttaTGAAAGAGTTAAAAaatcgtaggtaggtacctacatattattattttaaatgtttcacCTTTAAGAAACTAATTAAGTGGCTTAGGAATTAAGTAGTGCCACAGCAGATGACCTCGGCATTACCATGAATTTACATACGGCCATTTGTCTTGAGATGCGATAGGGCAATGAAACCAGTTGCCATGGCGACCGTCACCAAAcaaacaatgtaggtacttacttactgaCCGCTAAAGACGTAGCTAATGATGCcattattgtttaaatttttatgcCGTTTATAGTCGAgcattatcataattatgttaGCTACAAACCTATTGTGCGTGTGCTAACTGGCTCTTACCAAAAaatttctatataaaataatcCTATGTTTTAATACTTCTCCATACAAAAACGCACCTAAGAATACGTACATACAGCCCAATAAGTGAGCACTCGCGAGCACTCTATAGTCGCTAAATATTGTAACGTTTATACATATAACAGTCAGTAGATATCAGTATAGTAACGTCAACAAAACTAGGTAGTACCCAAACTGGATATTTTAatcttttaaaacataaattcctGATTCGAAAAATTTATGACTGGGTTTTGGCTTCGCAAATTGCTCGGATACGAATGTCGCCTGAAGTCTGAAACCTACCAAGTGTTACCCCTCGGGATTAGCAGCCGAGTGTCCACAAACACCtcattgtttacaattttatgaaagataattacttaggtacctatctatccTACGTCGTTGGATTTCCATTCGTCTATGGCACTTACTGATTGTTTTAAAACGATATAAATAGATAGGTATGCTGCGGTAAATAACATGGGgttcttcagttttattttcagtcGTTTCTATATTGAAAAATAAGGAAAGATCTACATACATATCATTAACAATGGTGATTGCGTCCGGTTTCTAATGTGAGTAAAAGCAGGTAAACAAGAATATCGCAAAGACGGATACCATGTGCAGCAatagcaataaaaaatgtatgccATCTTAAAATATGCACGTTATAACTCCACGCAACAACCTGTCAAGCTACATTGATGtgcatatttattattataacaccTATTTCGGTTTACGGCTAACAGACATAAATAGAACACGGAAGGAAGGGCCCGGGTTCGCGTCCCTGCTTCTGACGAAAATTGACCCAAATTCGTGCAAGGCGTTGTCggctcctggctgtcatttcaCGCTCAATTTACTTTCTGCTAAGCACATTTCCGAAACGATATACCTATTCCAAATTTTCCAGTTATCTATTTGTGTTTATGAAAAATTACGTAGgtaagttgtttatttattttcagcgtCTATGGTAAAGGTAGCACGCAATTTGACGTATTTGCAATGTGAGATAAAATCAACTTTGTTACAGCAGCTACTTATTCTTATCAAGAAATaatctcatattttttttgtatccaGACAAGAGGTGTCTACGTTTCTATTACGGAAACCCTCTCACACTTACAGAGAGAGTTAAGAAtccaagtaaaataaaaatcgacAGAAACAACATCTAATCTGAAAACATGATATAGGTAACATCACCATCGgagtacctacgtacctacatatagaTTTATTTTGCTTATTCAAAATTTTCAGCTTGGTAAATCCCCTTCGTACCTACCCTTCACCACTCAGGAAGAGGCGTGGGGTTTGTCTTTGGTAAAAGCCACAACAAACCTCTTTAAACTCTAGCATGAATGGCAGTGCTACCGTGATAAACAAACTAGAATGTCTGCTAGAACATCAGTAAACAATTGCGCAAGTTTAGTGTTcctcaatatttattttgtcgttttcGTAAAGTACGCAATGCAAGGTTATTCAGGTGAATTTGCTTCCCACTTGTAAACTGTTGTGACATGAAATTTTTCGAGACGTTGTTTCATATTTTAGCGTAAATTATTAGATAAACCTTTGATAAAGGTGCACAAAATAGCCAAAAGTGTGCTCTAGGAACTAATAACGAGAACGTAAGTAGGTCTGTAAATTTAAAAGAAGATAGACTTTGGATTGATTGTAGAATCTAAGAGGGCTCTCTTCATTCTACTCTAGCTATAAGTTTTCTTAACTGAAAGCGGAAATCGAACAAGGTTACAAGGTACCTAGGTAAGGCTTCCATACTTATCTGCGGGACATGTAGTTCAGATATTGCATGATAACTGCCCAAAAAATGATTTAACACTCCGAAccgtacaatttgttttttttttgcattttgaacACAGCAGCAATCGtttctaataattataaaagaaagtgtAATTATGTGTAGACTTAGATCATACCAATGTTTTGGAAAAACAGGTAAACTTGCAACCTTGGGGGAGTCCtaagataataaatatattatacaagcgttgtaaatGTAACAGATACGCAGCAGCACTGTGGACATAAACCGCTTGATCAAGTAATGAGCTTACAGAGTAAAAATTACATTGTTAACGTAACGAGAAGATACTGGATAAATACGAGAATATTCGCTGTCTGCTACTTATTACAGGGTTCAAAATTACTCCCTTCTAACATATCTAATGGTTTCAGGAAGACAAATAATTCAGCAGGTAAAAAGGCACACCTGGAGAGCATCTAgtactatttacaaaataaaaccttcacGAATAAAAAAACGTCAGCTTACCGAtccaatgaaaaataaaatgtttagtttatCAAACTCTTTATCAAAACgtgtttctaaaaaaataattgtaaatacttAGCCTATTGTGTATAATTGAGCATTTTCCGCTTTTCTTCTCGCACTGATATCTCGGAGTAGCAGTGTTTGCATGCGCGGCtcggctgcgcgcgcgcaagcCAGATAGCTTCATTGTTCCCTTGCTTATGTCAATAACTGAAGACGGCGCAACAGACACGATGGAGTCGATTCATGCTGATATTTTTTTCGATGATATTTCCAACGGAGAGGAAAATAAACCCTTccttgatgatttttttttttggtgaagTATGTTTAATGGCAGCACAATTTGgcatagataggtaggtacccaattaattattaattaattcgtGAACTACATACGATAAACTGGTTGCTGgattaattgtttctttttaagaatattgAGGGTTCTTGATACTTGCTTCATAATTAATATCTTAAATGGTTCTATACGGCGGTGACAAATCACTTCAGTAATCGATATGAAAAATGTAAGATTTCGCTATTCCATTGTTCTCTGTGTTCGTTCTCTTAACTCAACCTATAATTTCGGTAAGCGCTCAGTTTACACCATTTGTAGAGCGGTGACGATACAAACTACATTCAGGCTTTCTTCTATTACGGAAGCGAATTAATCTATTATATCTATAGAGATGTAGCCCTTTTATCGTTTTCACCGACTCGCGCGGTAATCTATTTGCCtagattaataataattatataatccTTTTTCAAGTTAGAAGCGTGTTTTTAGTGTTGGTTGTTTTTAGATGtaaaaaattcatttatttttgcacaCTCTAAAATTTGCACAAATTCAGCATCGTAAGCTAATCCTCGACAATGGGTCACCTCTTAAGAAGTGCGTTCGTGCTCGGCGTTGGCGGGAAAGACGATGAAggtaaggatttttttattttaaagcttgttTTTTACATCGAAGGCTATAAATACTTGATTCCGTGTGTTACTGTGTTTGTAAGTAATTATCGTACTCGTGTCTGTGTGCTTATGTGACGTATATGAGGTAAATCGATCGATTTGAACGGTGGAGACGAATGTTTTATCTATACGTACATTTATAATGGGTCCGGTCATTTAAAACCGTTTTGGTGGGGACATGGGGGTCACGAGTTCGATCCTCTTCGTATGCATAAATGACAACCGATTCTACCTAAACTATTAAATTCGACCATTATcgaagtaggtatgtaatgtgCTCCTCAAATTTAAATCCCCAATGCAAAAAGGGGGGTGTTATTTGTTTAACTCCTTATGTGTGTGTCTAGCTGTAGCACTGTAGCTCTTAAACACAGAAGGTAACTTATTTGGATGAGTTTTTTTAGATGAACGCTAGCGTTCCAGCATTGGTTCTTAGATATGTTTTATTACAATCAGCTCAGCCTTTTATTATCTATTTCGTCAAGAGAACGGTAGCAATCACAGATACAAAATGGCAGAAATCATATTTGACTTCATTCCAACtccaatttaaaaatgttacctaACTCCATATCATCAGTGCACAAGTGCAATATGATATCATATCACATTGTAAGTGTTGAACAAAAACAGCACGGCTGCTTTTAGAAAGGTTTCAGCGACAGACTGTCTGTCCTGCTGTCACAGGTGCTCTCTCCGGAAATAGCATGTGCCGCTTCCTACTAAGTCACGTTACTTCAGCCTTCTAAAATAAGTTGCCGGATTCCTACGTGAAATATTGATAATCACCAAGCATTTGATGCATATTGGTATTAGAAAAACTTCACTTTTAATTacgttataaaattacaaaggaGGACCCTGAAACTATTTTGTAGCAAAATTATGGAATCATCGGTATTTTGTGGAAATCCATGACATGAAgtgttaggaaaaatatgtagatttaatttcGCGAGACAATAAATCGAGGCTTGGACGCAGAATGTTGTGCAACTCCTATGCACGTGTACCTACACTATGCACATGAATTTttcctaatattttatatatttttttggtttttaacatttattacatttttttgtgtttttttcgcAAGTCTAGCATAAATCTATAAGTCTTGGCTAGCATAATATAAGTTTTATAGCTATAGCACAAATCTATAGCTTAAAATGGCCTCCCGCTATTGCTTTCCTGCTGCGAAAGTGCTGTGCATCATGTGGGAATACAGCACTAAGCCGAAAGATGTCTATGATTTTGTACGTGCAGAGTCTTCGGATTTTCAACCGTGGGAGATGTCTGTTACCTCTCGAGTAAATTGTCAGAAGGAAAATTCCTTTCTTTAGATATCCAATAACAGAAGGTTTCCTTTTATCTGTTTCTGCCGTTTTTCGCACTACCTactgttttattgttgttactACTGTAGGTATCTGTATTGGGTAGATTccctgtattttcttttttgtgcACGATAGTTTAAATAGGTAGTTTGTACGTTTAACTAGTAGGTAGGGAATGCCTTGTGCCATTAAGTACGGGTGTACTATGTGTACtatgtttttttgtatataaactataaataaataaatcagtccATGTTATATATTcaaggtacctatttttttacataaatctgTAATGTTTACGGGCAATTACATTTCTATGTTATTGTATAAGGATTGcacaagacggctggcaggagctggatgcgagaagccgaaaatcgatctcagtggcgtgcacttggagaggcctatgtccagcagtgaacTGCGATATATAAGGATCGATATGCTTTAACTACTTCAGAATATACGGAAAATGCGTGTTCTGGTCAGTGCGTGACCACATTAACTTGGTCTTGGCGTAAAGTATCGTAAACGCCAATCTTGCGCCACTCGAGGTGAAGGTCGGACTTTAATGGCGGCTAATTTAGCACTTTCGTTTTCACGGCCGGTGACCGTTTATCTGATTGTCAATATAAGCCGGATTGTCTGCGCAAGTGACATGAACAACGTCTGGTTTTGTGATACAATGGAGAAAAGCatacaattttgtttgtcaatGTTTTGCTACCGATTCTTACGGTGCTGGTGCATAGAATAATGTACACTTGTACCTACGTCAAAATTAACCTTATATAATCAggaaaaagttaatatttttcctACTAGTGGTCTCCTTCTATACCTACAATTTATAGATACAGTTGATAAGCACAGTTCACAATTAAACACtagcttttttttgtttttctcgttttaatataggtaggtacctaggtaattGAAACCTGTCTGACCTTTATATTTAAACAGTTTCAGTACACGACACACGGCAATTTCATAATGTTGGGTCTCTAAACATACATGTACTAGGATGTTCTCAACCATTTTgataaggtaggtacctacatataatatttggtaTGGTTAAATGATATGACTACACAGACAAAgtggaaaacaaaagaaaatctgaaTGTCAATATTATAAAGGTCACTGAACGGTGTTGCTTCAGCGACGATCAAATGTTGATTTTTCACcagattgtatgtactttaggtGACAATCTTATTTTAACACAAGGAACAATCAGGGCAAATGAAGGTTGATGttaagaattttaaaagtttagttTCATTAATATTAGATAGTTAAACGGTTGGCTTTCATTGTGATTCAAGTTATCCAATATCCACACATGTTGAACGCACGTTACCCCATTATAGGGCAAAGGTCACTATTATTCCCAAACGATGAAGGTCAAGTAAGgtaaagtaggtacaaaaaagaacataatttatttcaaggACTTTCCCcacataatttcaataataaaacatgatcagtttattacatttttttctcctaaatacctatacaaaattatatcgaACTGTAAATGGACCAATCTCACAAGATTGGATAAAAACCTTAACATGAATTTACCCAGCCATGCGTGACCAGTATGGTAATGTGAATTCGGCCTTACTTTtacgtacctacatgtttttCCTTTATAAAATGTCGCATTAGTCTGTAATGAATATGTAGTACTTACCTACCGTAAGTAGTGAAAATGGTTTTCAAAGAACAATAACATAGGGAGTGCTTGAAAATATGACATCAAATTCATTGGTAATAAGtaacaaatttatttatttatttatttatttatttatttcttattgcaGGTACATTATATGTTCTAGAAGGTACAAAGcgtccaacaaaactgtatacaacagtttgtctgttggatcagaattttttaaactattgacTTAGGTACATTGGTATTAACTATAGCTATTAAGTTTACAAATTAATGTGGTAGTAGTATTACTatgtagataatttaattattatttcttaatataatatattggtaggtattatataatgttatgtatataaatagtattagaaggttaatattaagtacgtaagtatgaaagtagaaaattatatagtaaaattagtatagatatatagcTTAAGTAAGAAAAGTAGTTGGTAGGTCGGTATTAGTAGTAGTTAGTAggatattttatacaataaaaagttaaggcagtgtactaagtaggtatttttttagattaagcttaaatttctttttctttttttcgtcCCTGATGTCGTCTGGTAAGCTATTGAGTACGTATGGGACACGCTTTTCTAGCGTTCGGTCTCCATAAACGTTGTTGACTCTGGGTACTACATATTTACCAGACGACATCGTTCGGGTGTTGTATTTGTTAGATACAATTGTTAATAATGATGGATTATGCTCTTGATTACCATGGTTATTAGTTgcgagtaggtacttatgtttaaTGCTGACCGGTAATATCTTGCAAAGTTtatatagtttaattaaatccTTATGTATAGAACTAGACTGTTTTTGCTATATGTTGTGAGCATCCTTCACAACATACCTGTACCTACTTGTAactattgttttaagaaaagttaGTACCTATATGATCGTGTGCAGCGCGTATAGATTTTCTTTAACAGTTTCCTTAAGGTTACGTTAGGTGGCGCTTTCCGTCATAAGGCGCTGCTTCTgatgttaaaatgtttttgatgttagtatcatcatcaaaaaagtataaatagcAGAAGGTAATTATggttttaatttgtattcatcATATAACATGACATTAAGTAGCTAatcataattaataaaacaagtttttcttgtaatttaacgaaattaaataaactcacttgaattaattttatttaggtaatagACCTActgataaatcaaaataatatttcaatttaaaacaatttaatgttCCTGATTTTTACACATTTACCTGATTTTGTACATTTCGGCTACTTCAATGCATACtatataaagtacctactgaaaagTTGAATAAACTTGAACTATATTCTTATACATACGTCGTAGAAAGGATAGCTGCACACCATTTTCCAACCATTTTCCTCTTAACTATAGACCACTGATAACATATCTCCATATGTTTAATTTGTAACGAACATTATTGAATTAAGAATCAAATACTTATGTACCCAGATTCCGTTATATATTTGCTAAGTCTTAAACATATAAAGTGACGTAAAAAATAATTCCACTATGCTTTACATGCCCTGATAAAgtgctaaataaatatgtaatataattaagtCTTAGATTTAATGAGGTTGATGAAATCTAGTTTAGGTATGTAggtgtcatatatttttattataggtacatatgatgatgatatataagtatgtacctatgtacaatGTAGACAGAGCACACTGTCTCGTCAGTAGTCAGTCATATGATAAAGATTCTGCGTATTTTTAGGTTTTGGAAGAAACATGTTATTATCTCATTTGACTATGCACTCTGGAATGGAAAGTAGATAGATggagtatttttcttttaaactggTTCAGGATCTCTTTagctactttaaaaaaatgtgctaACATATATCTACGTCTTCAAATGCGAACTTATTGGATGTTTGCCGttgaaatttttattgttatttgttactGCGCAAAATTGCGaccatcataataatatttgcgATATTAATAAAAGCCAATCATAAACGATAGCATACTTCGCAGTTATGAAAAAATTCGCACGCCTTACGGAACTCTATTCACACGTTATGACGCTCGTCACGAGAAGCAAATAAGGGTGTTTTCATTACAAATTAGGTGTTTGATTACAACTAGTGCACAAATTCTAAGAAACATCGGTAAACTAGCGTCATTTGATATTTGGTGTAAGTCTATCTAAGGATGAACTAAGTAGGTTTTATGACGTTTACGGCATAGAACAGAGGCTTGACTTGGCGGGACCACTGTCGTGTCCCtagattacctacctacctcggTTATAGGCAGAGCTAGAAGACAGACTCTTACCAATTGAATGAAACCCATGTATGTTGCATTGCCTTTCAGGATCGCAGAAAAAGTTAGCTATTGTCAAAAAAAGGTAACATTACGATCGTATATTTGCATACACTGAGTATGCAAATAATGAAGATAAAACCTGACTTTTAATGAGTAAATGATGTCACCGTCTAAATAGTTAGCCAGATAATTCaacaaattcaatttcattcTCTGTCTTTGTTCCTGACATTATTGAAGTTACTGAATAATACTTTAAGAGAATCTACCATTTCACACATTAAgttattacaagaaatagttctAATAAGATTAGAATTCCTTGATGCCTTCAGTTCAAACAAAACTGGATAAAATTCTGCCTCGAAGCAAAATTTGAAACAAAGCCTTTGTCGCAATCATGAATTCCGGTAAATACTGCTTATCAAAATGGAATTAGACACTTCACGTGTGTTGAGTTGTCCGCGAAAATTCGTCAGTTGTGCGAAACGGAACACGGCTGCAAGTCCGTCGCGAGAGACTTAGAAGTACGAAGTTGCTTTATGATGGTTGATTTTGTTCGAGTAGTGTAGTCAAACACGCGCCGAACAAACGCTAGGCGGGTTGAAATATAACCGTGTGACAGTGCCGCGTCGACAAATACGAGTATTATGTACGGAGGTTATACGAATGTCATCGTGAGTACTGTTTTATGATGCTTCAAGTAATGCATGATAAGAACGCATGGATTGTCACTAATTTTTGTGGTTAGGAAGATCGTTAATTTTAAAGaagcttcaataaataaaatattctaaacttcatttataaaaaaaaaaatgctaaaagctttttttttatacGGGACTTGGGGCTTCGCGTCAAACTTTTATAGGTCGTACTTTTACCTTCTCTTGTCATGTTTTTCCTTTTTGAACTCTCACACTACCCAATTGTGAGATCTCTTAAAATTATGCTTCTAAGACATGGcaataatatttcagtaaacgaataataattcacattttaaaaaatatgtgtgaCAGTTTCACATTAAAGAATTCAAAGCCATTGCCCATAGTAGGTAAACTATTTcgaatacataggtactaaataaCTAACAATGCAACCATATCTAAGTACATAACTTTACCACTTTTACCAGCTAACTAATTATACAACTAGCACAAGGaactttaattacaaaaaatgcatCTAAAACTAAATAAGTGCATCGATAGCGGCCCCTATACTCGCGTCCATAGACAAGACCTCGAACGTTTTTAACGTTTGCCGTAAATTGTAACTACATTACCTATTGAGGTTTCTGGGACCGGTTGCCCTTAgccaagaataaatttaacgtCAATGTAGTTTAACCTTAAAGGTAGTTCAACTTTACTAAGTATGTGCGGACTTATGAATTTATTAGTAAGCCTAGATATAATGTGgaacgattttttttatgttaagtaaTTGGTTAATATTGAGGCCGAGTTAttgataggtacatatatacataGGTTTAAGGGAGGACTGGGTCACAGATTAGTAACTAAGCAATTTCTTTGGCATTCAATCAGGCATAATCAATCAACATACTTATTTCCATATTGACATATTATCGTTATGCTTAGTTAAAGACTAGGTCACATCAATTTTGGGTAGTCAGCAAGACGACGTAACCAACATTTTTGTGCAGATATGTTTCTCAATAATTTccgcaaatattttttcagtgaaTTGAATTTAAGAATTCTTAATACAAATCTAATTCTCTTCAAGTATACTTAGGTAAGTCATGATACgattattaaataaagtgaactcggaaataataaaagataggtaggtacttcatgCGTGGGAATTCAAACATCGCttattaaatatgttattaaatagGTCTCCGTGTTTTAGGCACCtgcaagtattttttattaataaactatttaatagTCTGATGATATGTCCTTATTATATCGTTtgatttcttttaatattaattcattcatttattgaGTACCTACATCTATTCCTTCCTTAACTTActgtaataaatattcaataaaaataatgcaatCACTAGGTAAGTTTACAGTTTTATATTAAGCACTATTAG harbors:
- the LOC110375887 gene encoding cyclin-dependent kinase 2-interacting protein, producing MSKTPTKADSNYNFIPREITTPNKDQQGVSKTVYSHVSKLHGLLNDWGKMRDKGVRLCRAISALKLHECDDDYFPSQLKPLMDGLLDALDGLKTIVDGVKVLNNQLQALAKLQPTDEPVISTWSVSKISQTVTNIYTSLEKEYRLKKIITENVAHSRDENLIDVYISAWEFEAYFNIEANAYLFAEVGLAAVT